One Anaerohalosphaeraceae bacterium DNA segment encodes these proteins:
- the coaE gene encoding dephospho-CoA kinase (Dephospho-CoA kinase (CoaE) performs the final step in coenzyme A biosynthesis.), whose protein sequence is MSFPSKNQFAVIGLLGGIGAGKSTAARCFERLGCGRIDADSIAHEVLDEPAIRDQIRHAFGGEVFSPDGRIDRRRLASAVFDSAEKVQRLNGIVHPAVLARCEALLEDYRRQGKPVVVDMPLLAEVGWDRRCDVLVFVDCPQEIRVQRTRQKRQLEAGEQKKRENFQISLDKKKQRAHYILSNHSDESELAKQVEKVFSAIQERKRFSTV, encoded by the coding sequence GTGAGTTTTCCTTCAAAAAATCAGTTTGCCGTCATCGGGTTATTGGGCGGGATTGGAGCCGGCAAGAGCACGGCGGCTCGCTGTTTTGAACGGCTTGGCTGCGGGCGGATTGATGCGGATTCGATTGCCCATGAGGTTCTGGACGAACCGGCAATTCGTGACCAAATCCGCCACGCGTTCGGCGGCGAGGTTTTCAGCCCCGACGGGCGAATCGACCGCAGGAGGCTGGCGTCAGCCGTCTTTGATTCCGCTGAGAAGGTGCAGAGGCTTAACGGAATTGTTCATCCGGCTGTTCTGGCCCGCTGTGAGGCCCTGCTGGAAGACTATCGGCGTCAGGGAAAACCGGTGGTCGTGGATATGCCGCTGCTGGCGGAAGTCGGGTGGGACCGGCGATGCGATGTTCTGGTCTTTGTTGATTGTCCGCAGGAGATTCGTGTTCAGCGGACCCGTCAGAAAAGACAGCTGGAGGCGGGGGAGCAAAAAAAACGAGAAAATTTTCAAATTTCTCTGGACAAAAAGAAGCAAAGGGCTCATTATATACTTTCGAACCATTCAGACGAATCCGAATTGGCGAAACAAGTCGAGAAAGTCTTTTCAGCGATACAGGAACGCAAGCGATTTTCTACTGTTTAA